One genomic window of Nicotiana sylvestris chromosome 10, ASM39365v2, whole genome shotgun sequence includes the following:
- the LOC138879120 gene encoding uncharacterized protein, which translates to MASYKGDNVRYHLSQFRRGATRQLREPRGRIEKFNYLHSSWRNIVEHTFDVWKARWSILRDIPFYHIDTQRKITLATMAIHNYIRKKCNMDDAFRAVENERYVTFVDPDVDTSSRANNNINAKNIEEQSDLI; encoded by the coding sequence ATGGCTTCATACAAAGGAGATAATGTGAGATACCACCTATCACAATTCCGCCGCGGTGCAACAAGACAATTGCGAGAACCAAGAGGACGAATTGAAAAATTTAACTATTTGCATTCTTCTTGGAGAAATATTGTAGAACACACATTTGATGTTTGGAAAGCAAGATGGTCTATTTTGCGAGACATACCTTTCTATCACATTGACACTCAAAGAAAAATCACACTTGCTACTATGGCCATTCACAACTATATTAGAAAGAAATGCAATATGGATGATGCATTCCGAGCAGTTGAGAATGAGAGATATGTCACATTTGTTGATCCTGATGTTGATACATCTTCAAGAGCTAATAACAATATAAATGCGAAAAATATTGAAGAGCAAAGTGATCTCATTTAG